In a single window of the Anaerocolumna cellulosilytica genome:
- a CDS encoding sugar kinase, whose translation MIFSNEKKDFDALAFGEILLRLSSPVNERITTGAVFEKRAGGAELNVVSGISLMGLRTGIISKLPKNELGTYLKNNIRFCGVSDDWLIYDESKEARLGIYYYEHGVYPRKPTVVYDRKNASVNTIKPEDIPEDIYSSTRLFHTSGISLALSEQTRSTSENMIKKFKAAGALISFDVNFRANLWSEEEAKAKIESILPYVDILFVSEETARRTFGKEGSLTDILKEFAKEYDIEVLASTERKIISPKKHTFGSTIYCKSEDKFYKEAPYENIEVVDRIGSGDAYVSGVLYGLLEYGDCQKALEYGNAASAVKNTILGDLPSTDKKEIDRIIDGHKNTGYQSEMNR comes from the coding sequence ATGATATTTTCAAATGAAAAAAAAGATTTTGATGCCCTGGCCTTTGGCGAGATTCTATTAAGACTATCATCACCTGTTAATGAGAGAATCACAACAGGTGCGGTATTTGAAAAGCGGGCAGGTGGCGCAGAACTAAATGTGGTATCCGGCATTTCCTTAATGGGACTTCGCACCGGTATTATTTCAAAATTACCAAAAAATGAATTGGGAACTTACTTAAAAAATAATATTCGTTTCTGTGGTGTCAGTGACGACTGGCTAATCTATGATGAAAGTAAAGAAGCCAGACTTGGAATCTATTATTATGAGCATGGTGTTTATCCAAGAAAACCAACGGTAGTATATGACAGAAAAAACGCTTCTGTTAATACGATAAAACCGGAGGATATTCCGGAGGATATCTACAGTTCGACCAGACTGTTCCATACTAGTGGTATATCGCTGGCATTATCAGAACAAACTAGAAGCACATCTGAAAATATGATAAAGAAGTTTAAAGCAGCCGGTGCGTTAATCTCGTTTGATGTTAACTTCAGGGCAAATTTGTGGAGTGAAGAGGAAGCAAAAGCAAAGATTGAAAGCATCTTACCATATGTCGATATCCTCTTTGTATCAGAAGAAACGGCAAGAAGAACGTTTGGAAAAGAAGGCAGCTTAACTGATATACTAAAAGAATTTGCAAAAGAGTATGATATTGAGGTATTAGCTTCTACAGAGCGAAAAATAATAAGCCCTAAAAAACATACCTTTGGTTCTACTATTTACTGTAAATCAGAGGACAAATTTTATAAAGAAGCACCTTATGAGAACATAGAAGTAGTAGACCGCATCGGCAGCGGTGACGCATATGTATCCGGTGTACTATATGGTCTGTTAGAATATGGTGATTGTCAGAAAGCTCTGGAATACGGTAATGCAGCCAGTGCTGTTAAGAATACGATATTAGGTGATTTGCCTTCTACAGATAAAAAGGAAATTGACCGTATTATTGACGGACACAAGAACACCGGTTATCAAAGCGAAATGAACCGTTAG
- a CDS encoding bifunctional 4-hydroxy-2-oxoglutarate aldolase/2-dehydro-3-deoxy-phosphogluconate aldolase, which yields MNEVLKSIQKMGIVPVVKLDRVEDAAPLAKALCEGGLPCAEVTFRTDAAEESIRIMTTEYPNMLVGAGTVLTTEQVDKAVNAGATFIVSPGLNPKVVKYCVEKGIPVTPGCANPSDVEQAIELGLDVVKFFPAEAAGGLNMIKSMAAPYVNMKFMPTGGINEKNLTSYLDFNKIIACGGSWMVNDALVKAGEFDKIKDLTREAVNKMLGFELRHVGINASDETEADSVATSFEKLFGFTKNVGNSSIFAGLGIEVMKAPYLGKNGHIAIQTNYIERAIFHLELQGFEFDMDTAKTDKNGKLVALYLKGEIGGFAVHLVQK from the coding sequence ATGAACGAAGTATTAAAAAGTATTCAAAAAATGGGTATTGTTCCAGTAGTAAAACTGGATCGTGTGGAAGATGCCGCACCTTTAGCAAAAGCTCTTTGTGAAGGTGGTTTGCCATGTGCAGAAGTAACCTTTAGAACAGATGCCGCGGAAGAGTCTATCAGAATCATGACCACTGAGTATCCAAACATGTTGGTTGGAGCTGGTACCGTTCTTACTACTGAGCAGGTTGACAAAGCTGTAAATGCAGGAGCTACTTTTATCGTAAGTCCAGGACTTAATCCTAAAGTGGTTAAATACTGTGTAGAAAAAGGTATTCCGGTTACACCTGGATGTGCAAATCCAAGTGATGTAGAACAAGCAATTGAATTAGGTCTTGATGTTGTAAAATTCTTCCCTGCAGAAGCGGCAGGTGGTTTAAATATGATTAAGTCCATGGCAGCACCTTATGTTAATATGAAGTTCATGCCTACAGGCGGTATCAATGAAAAGAACTTAACTTCTTACTTAGATTTCAATAAAATTATTGCATGCGGCGGAAGCTGGATGGTGAATGATGCTTTAGTAAAAGCAGGAGAATTCGATAAAATAAAAGACTTGACAAGAGAAGCTGTAAACAAAATGTTAGGCTTTGAACTTCGTCATGTTGGTATTAATGCATCTGATGAAACAGAAGCAGACAGTGTTGCAACTTCTTTCGAAAAATTATTTGGTTTTACAAAGAATGTTGGAAATTCCTCTATCTTTGCAGGACTTGGTATTGAAGTAATGAAAGCACCATACTTGGGCAAAAACGGACATATTGCTATTCAGACAAATTATATCGAAAGAGCAATTTTCCATCTTGAACTGCAAGGTTTTGAATTTGATATGGACACAGCGAAGACAGACAAGAACGGTAAGCTAGTTGCTCTGTACTTAAAAGGCGAAATCGGCGGCTTTGCTGTTCATTTAGTTCAGAAGTAA
- a CDS encoding CvpA family protein, protein MNWLLIVVIVVLAGYAIYGRQRGFIRTVFTLFSTILSLMLTLFICPAISKEIQKNDKIMGMVTERVSEVINYSDLGNKITDQVNFIDKLPLPSSLRHTLVENNTADVYKAMGVKSFNDYISNSISRIIINAAVFVIIMIIVTIALALLCEALNIISKLPLINGLNKTAGLMAGLIHGIIVVWIGFIIITMFGSTSFGQDIFKLINENTFLSLIYNNNLLLRFITNLGAALF, encoded by the coding sequence ATGAATTGGTTATTAATAGTGGTTATAGTCGTATTAGCGGGCTATGCAATTTATGGAAGACAGAGAGGATTTATCAGAACCGTATTCACACTGTTCTCTACAATACTAAGCCTAATGCTTACCCTATTCATATGTCCTGCAATCAGTAAAGAGATTCAGAAGAATGATAAAATAATGGGAATGGTTACAGAACGGGTTTCAGAGGTAATCAATTATTCTGATTTGGGAAATAAAATAACGGATCAGGTAAATTTTATCGATAAGCTGCCGTTGCCAAGCTCCTTAAGACATACTTTGGTGGAAAATAATACAGCAGATGTATATAAAGCCATGGGAGTTAAAAGTTTCAATGACTACATAAGTAATTCAATATCGCGTATAATAATTAATGCCGCAGTATTCGTTATTATTATGATTATAGTAACGATTGCACTGGCCTTACTTTGTGAAGCGTTAAATATTATCAGTAAACTGCCTTTGATAAATGGACTTAATAAAACCGCAGGCTTAATGGCAGGATTAATCCATGGTATTATTGTAGTGTGGATTGGTTTTATTATTATAACAATGTTTGGAAGTACCTCCTTTGGACAGGATATTTTCAAATTAATTAATGAGAACACTTTTCTAAGCCTTATTTATAATAATAATTTGTTGCTTCGCTTTATAACCAATCTGGGAGCTGCATTATTCTAG
- a CDS encoding DUF5711 family protein, whose product MAIELEKRELRSYDVRKKKYKQTILIAAVISTVVLIVVTFFIVRNIINKNFNNFEVVQSTERNDSSAAKYLPYEGGLLRYSRDGVAALNSNGKQLWNGTYQMREPIVDICNKYVAISDRGYKTIQIYDGSGKNYTINVLLPIIKVKVASQGVVAVLMDGGSTNELKLLTQEGETIVEFRTIAEKNGYPLDISLSKDGKRLVTSYATLNTGSLLNNVTFYNFGNVGQNAQDRMVGAFGLGPTLVPDVEFITNDIAAAFGDNKFSLYSIEQTAKLIYEENFTKEIKTVLHNGKYIGFIFNNSEGSDKYQLVLYDLQGKIILNKGINYEYDTAILSGDEILLHSNLDWRIIKTNGQEKFKYTFTNNISYIMPLNNTDKYIVIDNQKIDEVKLIESK is encoded by the coding sequence ATGGCTATAGAATTGGAAAAACGAGAATTACGCAGCTATGATGTCAGAAAGAAAAAATACAAACAAACGATTCTGATTGCAGCAGTCATATCAACGGTTGTATTAATTGTAGTTACTTTTTTCATAGTTCGTAATATTATAAATAAAAATTTTAACAACTTTGAGGTGGTACAAAGTACTGAGCGCAATGACAGCAGTGCAGCAAAATATTTACCGTATGAAGGTGGACTGCTCAGGTATAGCAGAGATGGGGTGGCGGCACTTAATAGTAATGGCAAGCAGTTGTGGAATGGCACCTATCAGATGAGGGAGCCTATTGTGGACATTTGTAATAAATATGTAGCAATTAGTGACAGAGGTTATAAGACCATACAAATATATGATGGTAGCGGAAAAAATTATACGATTAATGTACTGCTTCCGATTATAAAAGTTAAGGTGGCAAGTCAGGGTGTGGTAGCCGTATTAATGGATGGGGGCAGCACGAATGAATTAAAATTGCTGACGCAGGAAGGAGAAACAATTGTAGAATTTAGAACCATTGCAGAAAAGAATGGTTACCCTCTTGATATCTCTCTTTCAAAGGATGGGAAAAGGCTGGTTACGAGCTATGCCACTTTAAATACAGGGAGTCTGCTAAACAACGTTACTTTTTATAACTTTGGCAACGTGGGTCAAAATGCTCAAGATAGAATGGTAGGTGCATTTGGTTTGGGACCAACTCTGGTGCCGGATGTTGAATTTATAACAAATGACATCGCTGCCGCCTTTGGGGATAACAAATTCAGTCTTTATTCCATAGAGCAAACCGCAAAATTAATATACGAAGAGAATTTTACAAAGGAAATTAAGACGGTCCTTCATAACGGAAAATACATAGGCTTTATTTTTAATAACTCTGAAGGTAGCGACAAATATCAGTTAGTCCTTTATGACCTGCAAGGAAAGATAATCCTTAATAAAGGGATAAATTATGAATATGACACAGCAATACTGTCCGGGGATGAAATACTTTTACACTCCAATCTTGACTGGAGGATAATAAAAACCAATGGACAGGAAAAGTTTAAATATACATTTACGAATAATATTTCTTATATAATGCCGCTTAATAATACAGACAAATATATTGTGATAGATAATCAAAAAATAGACGAAGTAAAATTAATCGAATCGAAATAA
- a CDS encoding LysM peptidoglycan-binding domain-containing protein has product MDNAYGKGQNLMNGPESANAVPIKIPKNIRQVGSIGNRNKIIYVEDYVMTFIKQLSDKEPAGCRVAILLGYYVHTEEHKRLFIKGAIEMKDADLGNGIALTDEGWTSIYEAIKKYFTDVEIIGWALIGPEFFLESSEKVRKIHTDNFSGPDKTLLKMDSMEKEEGFYFHEGSQMVKQNGYYIYYEKNEEMQNYMIENKSEDMRIEESYTDQATRKIRTIIHDKKEVKDDRNVIRLLYAASSLLAIIVLVIAATMLDNYDKMRSMETALNNISQNLNNAGKEENQQVADSGSDKEYNKDKDGDSEKDTTGNKDNAEGKGDSVEIETVSGNITNTPKDGDNAKVDNQKDSKAGDKQETASNSKGDDNTKKVPTQVAQKEEKEEKETPSQEASATVKYYTVKKGDSLAGISFKLYNTYTYMEKIKELNGIEDENKILAGQKLIVP; this is encoded by the coding sequence ATGGACAATGCATACGGTAAAGGCCAAAACTTAATGAACGGGCCTGAGAGTGCAAATGCCGTACCCATTAAAATACCTAAGAACATAAGACAAGTAGGAAGTATCGGAAATCGCAATAAAATAATATATGTAGAAGACTATGTAATGACCTTCATAAAACAATTATCGGATAAAGAGCCTGCCGGCTGCAGGGTAGCAATACTGTTAGGATACTATGTACATACGGAAGAACATAAGAGATTATTTATAAAAGGCGCCATTGAAATGAAGGATGCAGATTTGGGCAATGGCATCGCATTAACAGATGAGGGTTGGACAAGCATCTATGAAGCCATAAAAAAATATTTTACGGATGTTGAAATTATTGGCTGGGCATTAATTGGTCCGGAGTTTTTCTTAGAAAGCAGCGAAAAAGTCAGAAAGATACATACCGATAATTTTTCAGGGCCGGACAAAACCCTTCTTAAGATGGATAGTATGGAAAAGGAAGAGGGATTTTATTTTCATGAAGGCAGCCAGATGGTAAAGCAGAACGGATACTACATATATTATGAAAAGAATGAAGAAATGCAAAATTATATGATAGAAAATAAATCCGAGGATATGCGTATAGAGGAGAGTTATACCGATCAGGCAACTAGGAAAATAAGAACTATTATTCATGATAAAAAAGAAGTAAAGGATGACAGGAATGTGATTCGGCTTCTGTATGCCGCCAGTTCGCTATTAGCAATTATAGTTCTGGTGATTGCAGCTACCATGCTTGATAATTATGATAAGATGAGAAGTATGGAAACAGCCTTAAATAATATATCCCAGAACCTTAACAATGCCGGAAAAGAGGAGAATCAGCAGGTAGCAGATAGTGGCAGTGATAAAGAGTACAATAAGGATAAGGATGGTGATTCAGAAAAGGATACCACAGGGAATAAAGATAATGCAGAGGGAAAAGGAGACTCCGTAGAAATTGAGACTGTAAGCGGTAACATAACAAATACCCCAAAAGATGGTGATAATGCAAAAGTTGATAACCAGAAGGACAGCAAGGCAGGGGATAAGCAAGAGACTGCCAGTAATTCAAAAGGGGATGATAATACAAAAAAGGTACCAACACAGGTCGCTCAAAAGGAAGAGAAGGAGGAAAAAGAAACACCTTCTCAGGAGGCTAGCGCTACTGTAAAATATTATACCGTAAAGAAGGGAGATTCGCTGGCAGGTATCAGTTTTAAACTTTATAACACCTATACCTATATGGAAAAGATTAAAGAACTAAACGGTATAGAGGATGAAAATAAAATTTTAGCAGGGCAAAAATTAATTGTTCCCTAA
- the yyaC gene encoding spore protease YyaC — protein sequence MSRELGIEKKLYYFNTKDRYSVYDFSRTLHELIQSKLYKNRQLVFLCIGSDRATGDCLGPIVGYKLSKLKQHNIALYGTLEQPVHAKNLSETISYIKTHHRNAFVIAIDASLGKSGHIGYITLGEGPLLPGAGVDKELPPVGDIFITGIVNFSGMLDHMLLQTTRLNIVMILADYICSGINYCFYKLGNK from the coding sequence ATGAGTAGAGAATTGGGGATAGAAAAGAAGCTATATTATTTTAATACAAAGGATCGATATTCCGTATACGATTTTAGCAGAACACTGCATGAATTAATACAAAGCAAGTTATATAAAAACAGACAACTGGTCTTTCTATGTATTGGTTCTGACCGGGCGACGGGTGATTGTTTAGGTCCTATTGTCGGCTATAAATTGTCCAAACTAAAACAGCACAACATTGCATTGTACGGAACTTTAGAACAGCCTGTTCATGCTAAGAACTTAAGTGAGACAATCAGTTATATTAAGACGCATCATCGGAATGCTTTTGTTATTGCTATTGATGCTTCTCTAGGTAAATCCGGTCACATTGGATATATTACGCTGGGAGAAGGTCCTCTTCTACCCGGTGCCGGCGTAGATAAAGAACTTCCGCCAGTTGGCGATATTTTTATTACGGGTATTGTGAATTTTTCAGGAATGCTTGATCATATGCTCTTACAAACCACAAGGTTAAATATCGTAATGATACTTGCCGATTATATTTGTTCCGGTATTAACTACTGTTTTTATAAACTTGGTAATAAATAA
- a CDS encoding methyl-accepting chemotaxis protein — protein sequence MKSIKTRLIIYFSLLVLASSVTLGGISIIFSGRVITEQAEDSIVSLAAEDSKLIASRMQVLKRALEVLAMNEEIRTMSWYAQKPAIEEMLEGSEFLDIGVVRKDGMAYYSDNSKASEGDLEYVKKALKGETNVSEVIISPITNEPVVMVATPIYNRNQIVGALVGRSDGNALSEMVSDTGYGENGYGYIITSKGNIIAHRDKEKVLSLYNPFQVGEENAEKATISELFSHIIEEKHGIRSYKIEGKSWYAGYSAVDGTDWIFVNTADYQELLNPLLGLQYLLLLLGAVVLIISVFIVYIIGKSITMPIVNMVKHSEKISQLNIGQDVDSKYLKRRDETGTLANALQNIAVNLRSIIGEITNTSEQLAEASKELSVTSQQAATVSEEVALTVGEIAKGASDQARHTEDGSIKAGSLGEAIEKDQEFLGGLNTATKKVIDVLEEGLTEIEKLSDKTKENNEASKQIREVIIKTNESSNKISQASSVISSIAEQTNLLSLNAAIEAARAGEAGKGFAVVAEEIRKLAEQSAVSTSEIDDMVRELQDNSQDAVKTIEHMTVLIQEQTQSVQSSKNSYLDIAKAIQGAKEAMERLNVSGIEMEEMKNQIMDTLQNLSAIAEENSASTQEVTASLEEQSASIEEMAGSSESLAKLAGDLQVVIGKFIL from the coding sequence TCAAAACAAGATTGATAATTTATTTTTCCCTGCTGGTATTGGCTTCTTCCGTGACCTTGGGCGGAATATCCATTATATTTTCCGGCAGAGTCATTACAGAACAAGCAGAAGATTCCATTGTCTCTTTGGCTGCAGAGGATTCCAAACTGATTGCCAGTAGAATGCAGGTATTAAAGCGGGCGTTGGAAGTATTGGCAATGAATGAAGAAATAAGAACCATGAGCTGGTATGCTCAAAAACCTGCTATAGAGGAGATGCTAGAAGGTTCGGAGTTCTTGGATATCGGTGTCGTACGAAAAGACGGAATGGCTTACTATTCTGATAACAGTAAAGCCTCCGAAGGAGATTTGGAGTATGTAAAAAAAGCATTAAAGGGAGAGACAAATGTATCAGAAGTTATCATAAGCCCGATTACAAATGAGCCTGTTGTTATGGTGGCAACACCTATATATAATAGGAATCAGATTGTTGGAGCCTTAGTCGGAAGAAGTGATGGAAATGCCCTTAGTGAAATGGTATCTGATACCGGTTACGGCGAAAATGGGTATGGTTATATTATCACCAGTAAAGGCAATATAATCGCTCATCGGGACAAAGAAAAGGTATTAAGCCTTTATAACCCTTTTCAGGTTGGGGAGGAGAATGCTGAGAAAGCTACCATTTCAGAGTTGTTTTCCCATATAATTGAAGAAAAACATGGCATTAGAAGCTATAAGATAGAAGGGAAATCCTGGTATGCAGGCTATAGTGCCGTGGATGGTACAGATTGGATATTTGTCAATACGGCAGACTATCAGGAATTATTAAATCCATTGCTTGGATTACAATATCTCTTACTTTTATTAGGTGCAGTTGTATTAATTATAAGTGTATTTATTGTATACATAATAGGAAAGTCAATAACCATGCCGATTGTTAATATGGTAAAACACTCAGAGAAAATCTCCCAATTAAACATTGGGCAGGATGTAGATAGTAAGTATTTAAAGCGTAGGGATGAAACAGGAACCCTTGCCAATGCTTTGCAAAATATTGCAGTGAATTTAAGAAGCATTATAGGTGAAATTACCAATACATCGGAACAGCTAGCAGAAGCTTCTAAAGAATTATCAGTAACTTCACAGCAAGCTGCCACTGTATCTGAGGAAGTGGCACTAACGGTTGGAGAAATTGCAAAGGGTGCATCTGACCAGGCAAGACATACCGAGGATGGTTCCATAAAAGCTGGCAGTCTGGGAGAAGCAATTGAAAAAGATCAGGAATTTTTGGGTGGATTAAATACTGCTACAAAAAAAGTAATAGATGTACTAGAAGAAGGATTAACAGAAATTGAAAAACTTTCTGATAAAACAAAGGAAAATAATGAAGCCTCCAAGCAAATCCGGGAAGTAATAATAAAAACCAATGAAAGTTCCAACAAAATAAGTCAAGCCAGCAGTGTAATATCTTCTATTGCGGAGCAGACCAATCTGTTATCTTTAAATGCTGCCATTGAAGCTGCCAGAGCAGGGGAAGCCGGTAAAGGTTTTGCTGTAGTTGCAGAAGAAATCAGAAAGCTTGCAGAACAATCTGCTGTCTCAACAAGCGAAATTGATGATATGGTTAGAGAACTTCAAGACAATTCTCAAGATGCAGTAAAAACAATCGAGCATATGACGGTACTGATTCAAGAGCAGACCCAGAGTGTACAATCCAGTAAGAACAGCTATCTTGATATTGCGAAAGCAATTCAGGGGGCGAAGGAAGCAATGGAGCGTCTAAATGTATCAGGAATTGAAATGGAAGAGATGAAGAATCAGATTATGGACACTTTACAAAATCTCTCTGCCATCGCAGAGGAGAATTCTGCTTCTACTCAGGAAGTAACTGCATCTTTAGAGGAACAGTCAGCTTCCATTGAAGAGATGGCTGGTTCTAGCGAAAGCCTTGCAAAATTAGCAGGTGATCTTCAGGTTGTAATAGGAAAATTTATTTTGTAA